A genomic segment from Solenopsis invicta isolate M01_SB chromosome 5, UNIL_Sinv_3.0, whole genome shotgun sequence encodes:
- the LOC120357891 gene encoding uncharacterized protein LOC120357891, translating into MESTSKGSSNTTEGDLTRLKLFNEIKNILKSDTKEIYAKVETLLSESENSSYHLSDEEKKQISDQVHKMRSRWDSSKRIEEKFLKKNHDWLQKSIELKKEDQKKKKNNKESKEKQNDEKNSNAGRRELSFSESSELSKRRKTEELRTNVSTEALLYSATSKLRSEGNTDFAKVVRDISEGSPTKASKYRKSLESANKNIPFTNNEALSLFIELGLSQSKYQQLRNAHVRKKSRMIPSYKKLQKAKLQCYPALGFSFTENEAAVTLQSLLNHTIDRIILHQVEVIKCLSEEQLQNLTLIVKWGCDGSSGHSEYKHKLDENDVSDESIFFTSLVPLQLIHRDSTTKKTTIVWKNPRPSSPRYCRPIKIQCAKESVDLTKKTTNDIENQKHDLNAFETTVDGKIVCVKYDLSLTMIDTKIT; encoded by the exons ATGGAATCTACGTCTAAAG gttCCAGTAATACGACGGAAGGTGATTTAACAAGGCTGAAattattcaatgaaataaaaaacattttaaagagtgatacaaaagaaatttatgcTAAGGTGGAAACACTTTTATCCGAAAGTGAAAATTCAAGTTATCATTTAtcagatgaagaaaaaaagcaaatatcAGATCAAGTACATAAAATGAGATCAAGATGGGATTCAAGTAAaagaatagaagaaaaatttttgaaaaaaaatcatgattGGTTACAAAAATCCATTGAACTGAAAAAAGAAGaccaaaagaagaagaaaaataataaagaatcaaaagaaaaacaaaatgatgaaaaaaattcaaatgcaGGTCGGCGAGAACTCAGTTTCTCAGAATCTTCAGAACTAAGTAAACGCAGGAAAACAGAAGAATTACGAACGAATGTATCAACTGAAGCTCTCCTATACTCAGCAACAAGTAAATTGCGTTCTGAAGGTAATACTGATTTTGCAAAAGTGGTGCGTGATATTTCCGAAGGGAGTCCTACAAAAGCTTCGAAATACAGAAAATCTTTGGAGTCtgcgaataaaaatatacctttCACTAATAATGAAGCTTTATCGTTGTTTATTGAACTTGGATTATCTCAAAGCAAATACCAGCAGCTGCGAAATGCTCATGTGCGGAAAAAATCAAGGATGATTCCATCATACAAAAAGCTACAGAAAGCAAAATTACAATGTTATCCAGCCTTAGGTTTTTCTTTCACTGAAAATGAAGCAGCAGTTACATTGCAATCTCTATTAAATCATACGATTGACCGCATTATTCTTCATCAAGTAgaagttataaaatgtttatctgAAGAACAACTACAAAATTTAACCTTAATCGTTAAATGGGGCTGTGATGGTAGTTCAGGACACAGTGAATATAAGCACAAGCTCGATGAAAACGATGTTAGTGACGAAAGTATTTTTTTCACCTCTCTTGTCCCATTGCAACTTATACACAGAGACTCTACGACGAAGAAAACTACAATAGTCTGGAAAAATCCAAGGCCATCATCACCAAGATATTGTCGGccaattaaaattcaatgtgcAAAAGAATCAGTTGACTTGACGAAAAAAACAACTAATGACATAGAAAACCAGAAACATGATCTGAATGCATTTGAAACTACTGTTGATGGGAAAATCGTGTGtgttaaatatgatttgtcCTTGACAATGATAGATACGAAA atCACTTAA
- the LOC120357959 gene encoding zinc finger MYM-type protein 1-like: MDAFCIPIKPKTVENEDLLEEESTHQSSEKSAELEVISILEPEQGNNTVLNSDRGLYPCEISDELKRTILSLEPSRPRGPFPKNSKVLSYINLASKTLQSPDITLEEACDLLESVSCNMMALRNDFSSLLQEAEVVAKSWQIDISFVQSRQRKVKRFYDELSEDFRFNEPSEKFRITVFNASLDVQISQLKTRFASMRKIKDNFSFLNPSALIDSSEREIEKSARQLCDKYENDLSNCLIEEIASLKCTVSKVITSRNLKTISDLAQFLFIDYKILASNLPNVCTALILYLTLPVTSASAERSFSKLKLIKTYLRSTMSQSRLSGLATLSIEHELASKLDLDKVIKEFASAKNRRSLLAS; the protein is encoded by the exons atggATGCATTTTGTATTCCAATAAAACCAAAAACAGTGGAAAATGAA GATTTACTTGAGGAAGAATCTACACATCAAAGTAGCGAAAAATCTGCTGAACTCGAAGTTATATCAATATTAGAGCCAGAACAAGGTAACAATACTGTCTTAAATTCTGATAGGGGATTGTATCCGTGTGAAATTTCTGATGAATTGAAACGAACTATTTTATCACTGGAACCAAGCCGACCAAGAGGACCGTTTcccaaaaat AGCAAAGTATTGTCTTACATTAACTTGGCTTCAAAGACACTTCAAAGTCCCGATATCACTTTAGAGGAAGCTTGTGATTTGCTCGAAAGTGTTAGTTGTAATATGATGGCTCTTCGAAAtgatttttcttctcttttacaAGAAGCTGAAGTCGTTGCTAAAAGCTGGCAGATAGATATATCGTTCGTTCAGAGCCGGCAACGTAAAGTCAAAAGATTTTATGACGAATTGTCAGAGGACTTTCGCTTCAATGAGCCTAGTGAAAAATTCCGTATTACTGTATTCAACGCGTCCTTAGATGTACAGATTAGTCAGTTGAAAACACGATTCGCGAGTATGCGGAAGATTAAggataatttttcatttttaaatcctTCGGCATTGATCGACTCAAGCGAACGAGAAATTGAAAAATCGGCTCGGCAATTATGCGATAAATACGAAAATGATTTATCTAACTGCCTAATTGAAGAAATTGCAAGTTTAAAGTGTACCGTTTCGAAAGTGATAACAAGTCGGAATCTTAAAACCATAAGTGATCTTGcgcaatttttattcatagatTACAAAATATTAGCCTCGAATTTACCAAATGTTTGTACAGCACTTATTTTGTATTTGACGTTACCGGTCACTTCTGCCTCAGCAGAGCGTTCGTTTTCGAAACTAAAGTTGATAAAAACTTATCTGCGTAGTACGATGTCCCAATCTCGCTTGAGCGGACTTGCAACTTTAAGCATAGAACACGAATTAGCTAGTAAACTCGATTTAGATAAAGTAATTAAGGAATTTGCTAGCGCAAAAAATCGCCGCAGTTTGCTGGCTTCGTAA
- the LOC120357892 gene encoding protein ALP1-like — MTSIHYQYLVGLTTASAIISETCAVIWKKLCPLVLPSTINTEEWLRIAKTFSDTWNFPHCIGAIDGKHIVIQCPNNCGSMYYNYKNSHSLVLLAVCDANYVFRYVDIGAYGRRSDGGIFKDSIMGTKLENKQMRIPEAAPISDERETPLPYCIVGDEAFPLKTYLLRPYPGKQKLTPQKRIFNYRLSRARRVIENTFGILVNKWRIFRKPIIANISNTTRIIQASIVLHNWLRKDDLSNCSNLSYVESHLVDRDSENRSVAYTWEDEGTTAFSDITRAGTNTSTRTAMEVREEFCAYFNNEGAVSWQNDYL, encoded by the exons ATGACATCGATACATTATCAATATCTAGTAGGATTGACAACAGCAAGCGCAATTATATCGGAAACTTGTGCTGTCATATGGAAAAAACTTTGTCCTTTGGTTCTCCCATCGACTATAAACACTGAAGAATGGCTACGTATTGCTAAAACCTTCAGCGATACTTGGAATTTTCCTCATTGTATCGGAGCCATAGATGGAAAGCATATAGTTATTCAA tgtCCCAATAATTGTGGATCTATGTACTATAACTACAAAAATAGCCATAGTCTAGTATTATTAGCTGTTTGCGATGCCAACTATGTATTCCGGTATGTGGATATAGGTGCTTATGGGCGAAGAAGTGACGGAGGCATCTTTAAAGATTCTATAATGGGTACAAAGTTGGAAAATAAACAAATGCGTATTCCAGAAGCAGCACCTATTTCAGATGAAAGAGAGACACCCTTACCATATTGCATTGTTGGTGATGAGGCGTTTCCACTGAAAACGTACTTGCTTCGTCCATATCCTGGAAAACAGAAACTTACACCGCAAAAACGTATTTTCAATTACCGTTTAAGTCGTGCTAGACGAGTAATTGAAAATACTTTTGGTATCTTGGTCAACAAATGGCGCATTTTTCGTAAACCAATAATAGCGAATATATCCAATACAACGCGTATAATACAAGCATCTATAGTTCTTCATAATTGGTTGCGTAAAGATGATCTGAGTAATTGTTCAAATCTTTCGTATGTTGAATCACACTTAGTTGATAGAGATTCTGAAAATAGATCCGTTGCATATACTTGGGAAGATGAAGGTACGACGGCATTTTCTGACATTACTCGTGCCGGTACTAACACAAGCACTCGAACAGCAATGGAAGTACGAGAAGAATTTTGTGCCTACTTTAATAACGAAGGTGCCGTTAGTTGGCAGAATGATTATTtgtaa
- the LOC120357960 gene encoding cell wall protein DAN4-like, translating to MQKPVSRPLHLAQLNRQLSHSQSTDRISPYVVKKRQYYKTTRARRALYYSDHVRLWFNDRGKTQDEHRRSVQKTSVTTTMPTPTTAVTTTTMTTTTTSTSTAMPTTTMTSSEAAMTATTTMTTSSEAARTTMTSTAVAMTTTTTSSAAAVTTTMSSAAAATTSTATAMAADKATMSTAAAVPSATNLITINGPSPIVIWVEIELRRLDDPRRRFTVTRSQGIQTSPPAATTSSGTQTSPTPATSTPPRPKSVVVVSIAPSPRSPRPNTPGRSLHTQKRENKRKKKDKLIHNLFGN from the exons atgcaaaagcctgtaTCGCGGCCTTTACATTTGGCTCAGCTAAATCGGCAATTATCA cATTCACAATCTACCGATCGAATCAGTCCGTACGTGGTTAAAAAGCGACAATACTATAAGACGACACGAGCACGGCGAGCGCTCTATTATTCCGATCATGTTCGACTGTGGTTCAACGATCGAGGCAAGACGCAGGACGAGCACCGCAGATCTG tacaaaaaacATCGGTGACGACAACGATGCCAACACCGACGACGGcagtgacgacgacgacgatgacaacgacgacgacgtcgacgtcgactgCGATGCCGACGACAACGATGACGTCGTCTGAGGCAgcgatgacggcgacgacgacgatgacgacgtcgTCTGAAGCGGCGAGGACGACGATGACGTCAACTGCGGtggcgatgacgacgacaacaacgTCGAGTGCAgcggcggtgacgacgacgatgtcATCTGCAGCGGCagcgacgacgtcgacagcgacGGCGATGGCAGCCGATAAAGCGACGATGTCGACGGCAGCAGCGGTGCCATCGGCCACGaatttaataactataaat GGGCCTTCACCAATTGTTATCTGGGTAGAAATAGAACTACGACGTCTTGACGATCCTCGACGCCGGTTCACCGTAACGAGGAGTCAAGGAATACAAACGTCGCCACCCGCAGCGACCACGTCCAGCGGTACACAAACGTCTCCTACGCCTGCCACGAGCACTCCGCCGAGGCCCAaaagcgtcgtcgtcgtttctATCGCTCCGTCTCCACGTTCTCCGCGTCCTAACACGCCAGGGCGATCTCTCCACACACAGAAGCGGGAGAAcaagaggaagaaaaaggacAAGCTAATCCATAACCTATTCGGCAACTAA